In the genome of Paenibacillus sp. FSL R5-0766, one region contains:
- the xseA gene encoding exodeoxyribonuclease VII large subunit, which produces MADQKIYSIKDLNRYIRMKLESDQVLSDVWLRGEISNFTHHSSGHMYFTLKDKDSRIKSIMFASHNQRLPFVPKEGARVIARGNVSVYERDGQYQFYATHMQPDGIGSLYLAYEQLKKKLEGEGLFSPSRKRQIPRYPQTIGVVTSPTGAAVRDIMITLQRRYPSAKVVLYPVLVQGKGAAPSIVKAIANLNRMGEADVLIVGRGGGSLEELWAFNEEIVARAIVASDIPVISAVGHETDFTIADFAADLRAATPTAAAELAVPNRAELLDQIGQRQRQLQHSLRQRAVHNRERLARLQRSPVLVHPRRTLMQHTERLDMMHQRLLRTVDTRMKWTGEKQERLRAALQRFNPREQVNAARRENAAARRQLELAIRSITRSKQQQWKSSVRHLDALSPLKVMSRGYSLVYDEQEQRLIKSTKDVQPGDSIKIKLTDGQLDCQVWGMKEDDNTHGE; this is translated from the coding sequence GTGGCAGATCAGAAGATATACTCCATCAAAGACCTGAACCGATACATCCGAATGAAACTGGAATCGGATCAGGTCCTGTCGGACGTCTGGCTGCGCGGGGAGATTTCGAATTTCACGCATCACTCCAGCGGCCATATGTATTTTACATTGAAGGACAAGGACAGCCGAATTAAGTCAATTATGTTTGCGTCCCATAACCAGCGATTACCCTTTGTACCGAAGGAGGGTGCAAGGGTTATTGCCCGTGGTAATGTCTCGGTATATGAACGGGATGGGCAGTATCAATTCTACGCTACCCATATGCAGCCGGACGGAATTGGAAGTCTGTATCTGGCTTACGAACAGCTGAAGAAAAAGCTCGAGGGTGAAGGGTTATTTTCACCTTCGCGAAAAAGACAGATCCCTCGTTATCCACAGACCATCGGGGTTGTAACTTCACCGACGGGAGCGGCGGTGCGAGACATCATGATCACACTTCAGCGTAGATACCCTTCTGCCAAAGTTGTTTTGTATCCTGTTCTGGTACAAGGCAAAGGTGCAGCACCTTCCATTGTCAAAGCAATTGCCAACTTGAACCGGATGGGAGAAGCCGATGTACTTATCGTTGGACGCGGAGGCGGTTCACTGGAGGAGTTGTGGGCCTTTAATGAGGAGATTGTGGCAAGAGCAATAGTCGCTTCGGATATTCCTGTCATTTCTGCGGTTGGGCACGAAACGGACTTCACTATTGCTGATTTTGCAGCCGATTTGCGTGCGGCTACACCTACAGCAGCTGCTGAATTAGCTGTACCTAATCGAGCTGAGTTGCTTGATCAGATCGGACAACGTCAGCGCCAGTTACAGCATAGCTTGCGTCAGCGTGCTGTACATAATCGCGAACGGCTCGCAAGATTACAGCGTTCGCCAGTGCTGGTTCATCCAAGACGTACCTTGATGCAGCATACGGAGCGACTGGATATGATGCACCAACGGCTTTTGAGAACAGTGGATACGCGTATGAAATGGACAGGAGAGAAGCAGGAGCGTCTGCGGGCAGCACTGCAACGATTCAATCCTCGTGAGCAGGTCAATGCAGCACGCCGTGAGAATGCGGCAGCACGCAGACAACTTGAACTTGCGATCAGGTCTATAACCAGATCGAAGCAGCAACAGTGGAAATCATCTGTGCGGCATCTGGATGCGCTTAGCCCACTTAAAGTCATGTCACGGGGATACAGCCTTGTCTATGACGAGCAAGAACAGCGATTGATCAAGTCAACGAAGGATGTACAGCCTGGAGATTCAATTAAGATTAAATTAACAGACGGACAGCTGGACTGTCAGGTTTGGGGAATGAAGGAGGACGACAATACCCATGGCGAATGA
- the folD gene encoding bifunctional methylenetetrahydrofolate dehydrogenase/methenyltetrahydrofolate cyclohydrolase FolD — protein MTASIINGKEVSQEIRASMTTEVKQLSEQGVVPGLAVVLVGEDPASQVYVRNKEKACHDLGFYSEVHRLDADTSQEDLLALVDKLNNQQSINGILVQLPLPKHIEEKAVIDAIAVDKDVDGFHPVNVGNLVIGDDSLLPCTPAGVIELIKRTGLEMSGKHAVVIGRSNIVGKPVSLLLQRENATVTMCHSRTANMKEITRQADILVVAIGRANFVDADFVKPGAVVIDVGMNRLENGKLAGDVDFESVKQVSGPITPVPGGVGPMTITMLMQNTLIAAKRAHGLA, from the coding sequence ATGACAGCATCTATTATTAACGGTAAAGAAGTATCCCAAGAGATCCGCGCAAGCATGACAACAGAAGTAAAACAGCTTAGCGAACAGGGGGTAGTACCTGGTCTGGCTGTTGTGCTCGTCGGGGAAGATCCGGCATCCCAAGTCTATGTGCGTAATAAAGAAAAAGCATGTCACGACCTCGGTTTCTACTCCGAAGTGCATCGCTTGGATGCAGATACGTCCCAAGAAGATCTGCTTGCGCTGGTGGACAAGCTGAACAATCAACAATCCATTAACGGAATTTTGGTTCAACTACCACTACCGAAGCATATCGAAGAGAAAGCGGTCATTGACGCGATTGCCGTGGATAAAGACGTAGACGGGTTCCATCCAGTCAATGTTGGTAATCTTGTTATAGGAGACGATAGTCTGCTTCCATGTACCCCAGCGGGTGTAATTGAACTGATCAAACGTACTGGTTTGGAAATGTCTGGTAAACATGCAGTAGTCATCGGCAGAAGCAACATCGTTGGCAAACCAGTATCCCTGTTGCTCCAACGTGAGAATGCAACGGTAACGATGTGTCATTCCCGTACAGCCAACATGAAAGAAATTACACGTCAGGCGGATATTTTGGTTGTAGCCATCGGTCGTGCAAACTTTGTGGATGCTGATTTTGTCAAACCGGGTGCTGTGGTTATTGATGTCGGCATGAACCGTTTGGAGAACGGCAAACTGGCAGGAGACGTTGATTTCGAAAGCGTGAAACAAGTTTCTGGTCCAATTACACCCGTTCCTGGTGGTGTTGGTCCGATGACAATCACAATGCTGATGCAAAATACATTGATCGCTGCCAAACGCGCTCACGGATTGGCCTAG
- the nusB gene encoding transcription antitermination factor NusB has translation MKRRLAREIAVQSLYQMEMNEVGAAEAVNMLINEAAEDNETEVVIRDADVMRTYVTEIVQGAWNNKEAIDGLLVDYLKGWQISRLSRVDRQILRLSTYEMVFRDDIPAKVSVNEAIELSKYFGTEESGKFVNGVLGRIIQEVDTIKAKLS, from the coding sequence ATGAAAAGACGTTTGGCAAGGGAAATTGCAGTACAAAGTCTGTATCAGATGGAAATGAATGAGGTAGGTGCAGCAGAAGCTGTAAACATGTTGATCAATGAAGCTGCTGAAGATAATGAAACCGAAGTAGTTATTCGCGATGCAGATGTAATGCGTACTTATGTTACTGAGATTGTACAAGGAGCCTGGAACAATAAGGAAGCAATTGACGGTCTTCTTGTGGATTATTTGAAAGGTTGGCAGATCAGCCGTCTGTCACGTGTAGATCGCCAGATTCTACGACTATCTACGTATGAAATGGTGTTCCGTGATGACATTCCGGCAAAAGTATCCGTCAATGAAGCGATTGAACTGTCCAAATATTTTGGTACAGAAGAATCCGGTAAGTTCGTCAATGGCGTACTTGGACGCATAATTCAGGAAGTTGACACCATTAAAGCAAAATTATCTTAA
- a CDS encoding DUF2273 domain-containing protein, giving the protein MLWKEIWDSHRGRITGIIGGIFFGFLYVWIGFWDMLFFALLVFIGYTLGRRSDSKLGSAIPWREWGQWLGDRWRPFK; this is encoded by the coding sequence ATGCTGTGGAAAGAGATTTGGGATAGTCACAGAGGCCGAATTACCGGAATCATCGGCGGCATCTTTTTTGGATTTCTTTATGTATGGATCGGTTTTTGGGATATGTTGTTCTTTGCACTCTTGGTGTTCATCGGTTATACGTTAGGCAGACGAAGCGATTCGAAGCTGGGTTCGGCCATTCCCTGGAGGGAGTGGGGACAATGGCTTGGCGATCGCTGGCGTCCGTTTAAGTGA
- the amaP gene encoding alkaline shock response membrane anchor protein AmaP, with translation MAKILDRLLLFIYSISVGAISAAVILLISGVLPYELNYQQEQNVIVASVIAAAILFILSLRFFYISVRRERASLPSVDQRTEFGDVQISMETIENLCLKATSRFRGVRDVKARIRVVESGLEIMIRAVVDGETPIPALTSDLQKAIHDHVQEITGIPVSFVTVYIANVTQSPNYKSRVE, from the coding sequence GTGGCTAAAATACTGGATCGGCTTCTGTTGTTTATATACAGCATAAGCGTTGGAGCAATATCGGCAGCCGTCATTCTTCTGATTAGCGGTGTGCTGCCTTACGAATTGAATTACCAGCAGGAACAAAACGTTATTGTTGCATCGGTTATTGCAGCAGCGATTTTGTTTATCCTGAGTTTGCGATTTTTCTACATCTCGGTTCGGCGTGAGCGTGCATCGTTGCCGTCTGTAGATCAACGTACTGAGTTTGGTGATGTACAGATTTCGATGGAGACGATTGAGAATCTCTGTTTGAAGGCAACTTCTCGTTTCCGGGGAGTACGTGATGTCAAGGCACGCATACGTGTGGTTGAGTCAGGACTGGAGATTATGATCCGTGCGGTAGTGGATGGTGAGACACCTATTCCTGCGCTGACTTCTGATCTGCAAAAGGCGATACATGATCATGTACAAGAGATTACGGGCATCCCGGTTTCTTTTGTCACGGTGTATATCGCTAATGTAACCCAGTCGCCTAACTACAAGAGTCGAGTGGAATGA
- a CDS encoding Asp23/Gls24 family envelope stress response protein → MSTLPTEFERTDIGEIQIAPEVIEVIAGLATLEVKGVAGMSGGFAGGFAELLGRKNLSKGVKVEVGQREAAVDVSVIIEYGYRLPQVATEIQQNVKRSIENMTGLNVNEVNVHIHDVQFKSTEKVEEIDLNSQRVK, encoded by the coding sequence ATGAGTACACTACCGACTGAATTTGAACGAACGGATATCGGTGAAATCCAGATCGCACCTGAAGTTATTGAAGTGATTGCTGGATTGGCAACCCTTGAAGTGAAAGGTGTCGCAGGCATGAGTGGCGGATTCGCTGGCGGATTTGCTGAATTGCTGGGTCGCAAAAACCTTTCCAAAGGCGTTAAAGTTGAAGTGGGCCAACGTGAAGCGGCAGTTGATGTTTCCGTAATTATCGAGTACGGATACCGTCTGCCACAAGTAGCTACGGAGATTCAACAGAACGTGAAACGTTCCATCGAGAACATGACAGGATTGAATGTGAATGAAGTGAATGTGCACATTCATGACGTTCAGTTCAAGAGCACCGAGAAAGTGGAAGAGATCGACCTGAACAGTCAGCGCGTAAAATAA
- the accC gene encoding acetyl-CoA carboxylase biotin carboxylase subunit produces MKFQKILIANRGEIAVRIIRACREIGISTVAVYSEADKDSLHVRLADEAYCIGPTLSKDSYLNFTNLMSVATLTECDAIHPGYGFLAENADFAEICESCNITFIGPSPEAITKMGDKAVAKQTMKDAGVPVIPGSDGLVENMDEAIMIARDIGYPIIIKATAGGGGKGIRIAEDEETLIKQITAAQQEAQKAFGNAGVYLEKFLTGMKHVEIQIIADKHGNAAHLGERDCSVQRRRQKLVEEAPCPILSEDVRTLMGEAAVRAALAVDYSGAGTLEFLLSPNGEFYFMEMNTRIQVEHPVTEMVTGVDLIREMISVAEGNPLSFRQEDVVINGWSIECRINAEDPDRNFMPSPGKIGFYLAPGGPGVRVDSAAYPGYTISPFYDSMIAKLIVWGANREEAIAKMKRALGEFAIEGISTTIPFHQKLLEHPTFIRGDFDIKFLEENEI; encoded by the coding sequence ATGAAATTTCAAAAAATACTGATTGCGAACCGTGGAGAGATTGCGGTACGTATTATTCGTGCCTGCCGTGAAATCGGCATCTCAACGGTAGCCGTCTATTCGGAAGCGGACAAGGATTCTCTGCATGTTCGTCTTGCAGATGAGGCTTATTGTATCGGACCGACACTGTCTAAGGACAGTTACCTCAACTTCACAAACCTGATGAGTGTAGCTACGCTGACGGAATGTGATGCAATCCACCCTGGATACGGTTTTTTGGCGGAGAATGCTGATTTTGCGGAAATTTGTGAGTCTTGCAACATTACATTCATCGGGCCTTCACCCGAAGCCATTACCAAAATGGGAGACAAGGCTGTTGCCAAACAAACGATGAAAGATGCAGGAGTACCTGTTATTCCAGGATCAGATGGCCTTGTTGAAAATATGGATGAAGCCATCATGATTGCTAGAGATATCGGATATCCTATCATTATCAAAGCTACTGCTGGTGGCGGAGGTAAGGGAATTCGTATTGCCGAAGATGAAGAAACGCTGATTAAGCAGATTACCGCTGCTCAGCAGGAAGCACAAAAGGCATTTGGCAATGCAGGAGTATATCTGGAGAAATTCCTGACAGGTATGAAACACGTGGAAATTCAGATCATTGCTGATAAACACGGAAATGCAGCACATTTGGGAGAGCGTGATTGCTCGGTTCAGCGTCGTCGCCAGAAATTGGTAGAAGAAGCTCCGTGTCCGATTCTCTCCGAAGATGTGCGTACACTGATGGGCGAAGCTGCGGTACGGGCTGCCCTTGCTGTGGATTACTCGGGAGCGGGTACATTGGAGTTCCTGCTCAGCCCGAATGGCGAGTTCTATTTCATGGAGATGAATACGCGTATTCAGGTAGAGCACCCGGTGACTGAGATGGTTACTGGCGTGGATCTGATCCGTGAGATGATCTCGGTAGCTGAAGGCAACCCACTCTCATTCCGTCAGGAAGACGTGGTTATCAATGGCTGGTCCATTGAATGTCGTATCAATGCAGAAGATCCGGACCGTAACTTCATGCCATCCCCAGGCAAAATCGGATTCTACCTTGCACCGGGAGGACCTGGCGTTCGTGTAGATAGTGCTGCTTATCCGGGTTATACCATTTCACCTTTCTATGACTCCATGATCGCAAAATTGATTGTGTGGGGAGCGAATCGTGAAGAGGCGATTGCCAAGATGAAACGTGCGCTTGGGGAATTTGCGATTGAAGGCATATCCACAACCATTCCTTTCCATCAGAAATTGCTGGAGCACCCAACGTTCATTCGTGGTGACTTTGATATCAAATTTCTTGAGGAAAACGAGATTTAA
- the accB gene encoding acetyl-CoA carboxylase biotin carboxyl carrier protein: MFKLSEIKELIKLVDESSVQELEIENEGSRLSIRKPGKTEYVQAAAVQPQMIAAPQVQPAAVVSEAAPQVDTTSHLHKIVSPMVGTFYRASSPEAGPFVSAGDKVVEKTTVCIIEAMKLMNELDADIKGEIVEVLVENGQLVEYGQPLFLVKPE; the protein is encoded by the coding sequence ATGTTTAAATTGAGTGAAATCAAAGAACTGATTAAACTGGTAGATGAAAGTTCCGTTCAAGAGTTGGAAATTGAAAATGAAGGATCACGGTTATCAATCCGCAAACCGGGCAAAACGGAGTATGTTCAAGCAGCTGCTGTACAACCGCAAATGATTGCTGCTCCGCAAGTACAGCCGGCAGCAGTGGTAAGTGAAGCTGCACCGCAGGTCGATACTACAAGTCATTTACATAAAATTGTATCTCCGATGGTAGGTACTTTTTACAGAGCTTCCTCGCCGGAAGCGGGTCCTTTTGTGAGCGCTGGTGATAAAGTTGTTGAGAAAACAACGGTATGTATCATCGAAGCTATGAAGCTGATGAACGAGCTTGATGCGGACATCAAGGGAGAAATCGTTGAAGTGCTGGTTGAGAACGGACAGCTGGTCGAGTATGGGCAGCCCCTTTTCCTGGTGAAACCGGAATAA
- a CDS encoding SpoIIIAH-like family protein yields the protein MNNKRQTVWLVSMLSLMVILSAYYLFTEDSGPVNAPVADSQQVDGIKQGEAKETAGILDPTEGLVVNEVVNSGEVESDPSAAGAVEEPAATEGEEAGNTEKTPAVEPGENKGEAGKETNKETDKGATTTPETDGQADGTATKTDEEVLKEMEEQNTTASASSQFQNYQWQREESNNRKYEELMTVAGDLSKTPEENAKATEQLRTLEEKEAKITGIEETLSQQYANAIVQEDADKYKVVVLSDKLDVKQAVSIVDLVMKELAVSQNKISVQYVTEQ from the coding sequence ATGAATAACAAACGTCAAACGGTATGGCTCGTTTCCATGCTGAGTCTGATGGTCATTTTGTCCGCGTATTATCTGTTCACTGAGGATTCCGGTCCAGTCAACGCGCCGGTGGCTGACAGTCAGCAAGTGGATGGAATCAAGCAGGGGGAAGCCAAGGAGACGGCAGGCATTCTTGATCCTACAGAAGGTTTGGTTGTAAATGAAGTGGTGAATAGCGGCGAAGTTGAAAGTGATCCAAGTGCGGCTGGCGCTGTGGAAGAACCGGCGGCTACGGAAGGTGAAGAAGCTGGAAATACAGAGAAAACCCCTGCTGTCGAACCAGGCGAGAATAAGGGTGAGGCAGGCAAAGAAACCAACAAAGAGACCGACAAAGGCGCAACAACTACACCGGAGACAGACGGTCAGGCAGACGGCACTGCAACCAAGACAGATGAGGAAGTCCTCAAGGAAATGGAAGAGCAGAATACGACAGCATCTGCGAGCAGCCAGTTCCAGAACTACCAGTGGCAACGTGAGGAAAGCAACAATCGTAAGTATGAGGAACTGATGACCGTGGCAGGTGATCTGAGCAAAACGCCAGAGGAGAATGCCAAAGCAACGGAGCAACTCCGTACACTGGAAGAAAAAGAAGCTAAAATCACTGGCATTGAGGAGACGCTCTCTCAACAGTACGCTAATGCGATCGTTCAAGAAGATGCCGACAAGTATAAAGTTGTGGTCCTCAGTGACAAACTGGATGTAAAACAGGCGGTATCCATTGTGGATCTGGTCATGAAAGAATTGGCGGTTTCACAGAACAAAATCAGCGTGCAATACGTCACAGAACAGTAA
- the spoIIIAG gene encoding stage III sporulation protein AG translates to MKQWFKKMETWMGGGEGGARRSQTFRWLIILGLIGVGIMLFNSFVNVKKIDSENIGREPPDPATSMASIQSDPSEQNPFQAIEIAFEDKIKGVLENIVGVGTVDVMVTVDSTEELVVQRNVKDSQQLTEETDASGGKRHMTQYTRDGEIITYEIAGDQTPIVTKKLKPQIRGVLVVARGAENKVVKDLITDAVEKGLNVAAYRISVVPRKQD, encoded by the coding sequence ATGAAACAATGGTTCAAAAAGATGGAAACCTGGATGGGTGGCGGAGAGGGTGGGGCAAGGCGAAGTCAAACCTTCCGCTGGCTGATTATCCTGGGTTTGATCGGGGTGGGAATCATGCTGTTCAATTCCTTCGTCAATGTCAAAAAAATTGATTCCGAAAATATCGGTCGGGAACCACCGGACCCGGCAACATCCATGGCATCCATACAGAGTGATCCGTCAGAACAGAATCCTTTTCAGGCGATCGAAATTGCATTTGAAGACAAAATTAAAGGTGTGCTGGAAAACATTGTTGGTGTGGGAACGGTTGATGTGATGGTTACCGTGGATTCCACAGAAGAATTGGTCGTTCAGCGGAACGTGAAGGATTCTCAGCAACTTACCGAAGAAACGGATGCTAGCGGGGGCAAACGACATATGACCCAATATACCCGTGATGGCGAGATTATTACGTACGAAATAGCAGGGGATCAGACACCTATAGTGACCAAAAAGCTCAAACCGCAGATCCGTGGGGTGCTTGTGGTTGCGAGGGGTGCAGAGAACAAGGTTGTGAAGGACCTCATAACCGATGCTGTGGAAAAAGGACTGAATGTGGCAGCCTACCGGATCTCGGTTGTACCGCGCAAACAAGACTAA
- the spoIIIAF gene encoding stage III sporulation protein AF: MGWLSNWLQELIMIVLLATFVDMLLPNRSMERYVKLVLSLLILLTLLSPITKLLKSDPVGELKRAMSAMDAPADGNATLEQILAQGKRLQSNEQEQSLQWTAKELANVMKGQIEETTGAKVRSVEVQLAMSKYETEMEAASSVELPVIQRVLVEMAGEKAGGEVNSTQQEVAANTQPIFGTDTESEKDETHQIQQPIQIGQIEVPDVQIDVSKSQHNGNEASSEPVIRDQADESKQQGETSTRSEHAVQIITLLTEKWDIDANNVQVTEPKSAEVL, from the coding sequence ATGGGGTGGCTGAGCAACTGGCTCCAGGAATTGATTATGATCGTTCTGCTGGCGACTTTTGTGGATATGCTGTTGCCCAATAGATCCATGGAACGTTATGTCAAGCTTGTGCTGAGCCTTCTCATCCTGCTGACCCTTTTATCACCCATAACCAAGCTCCTCAAAAGTGATCCGGTTGGCGAACTGAAACGGGCAATGTCGGCAATGGATGCTCCAGCGGATGGAAATGCAACGCTCGAACAGATATTAGCTCAGGGCAAGCGGCTGCAATCCAATGAACAGGAACAATCCTTACAATGGACAGCGAAAGAACTGGCTAATGTCATGAAAGGCCAGATTGAAGAAACAACAGGAGCGAAGGTTCGGTCCGTAGAGGTGCAACTGGCAATGAGTAAATATGAAACGGAAATGGAAGCAGCCTCGTCAGTCGAACTGCCTGTAATCCAGCGTGTGTTGGTTGAGATGGCAGGAGAGAAGGCAGGAGGAGAAGTGAATTCAACGCAGCAAGAAGTTGCTGCAAATACACAACCTATATTTGGAACAGACACAGAATCCGAGAAGGATGAAACACATCAAATACAGCAGCCCATCCAGATCGGTCAGATTGAAGTGCCTGATGTACAGATTGATGTGAGTAAAAGTCAACATAATGGAAATGAAGCGTCTTCCGAGCCTGTTATACGTGATCAGGCAGATGAGTCCAAGCAGCAAGGTGAGACATCCACAAGGTCCGAACATGCGGTGCAGATTATTACATTGTTGACTGAAAAGTGGGATATTGATGCGAACAACGTTCAAGTGACAGAACCAAAAAGTGCTGAAGTGCTCTGA
- the spoIIIAE gene encoding stage III sporulation protein AE, whose product MKSMHLKPQWRLTVVLMLCFLFGILGQVTATSPSGEWMEQQADQLPKDQVEKYWDQLMQQYGGFFPEGKTPSFMDMLIPGNEGFSLKSVFVAIGTFMLHEILYNGKLLVTIVMLSVLSMILETLQTAFEKNNISKIAYSICYMVIIIIAINSFSVAIGYAKDAITGMINFMMAMVPLLFTLLASMGNVITVSVTHPLIIFMIHLVSTLIHLLVFPLLFFSAVLHLVSSLSDKYKLTQLADLLRNISVALLGILLTMFLGVISVQGASGSVADGVSLKAAKYIAGNFVPVVGRTFADATDTVITASLLVKNAIGLTGVIIILFLCAFPALKILALALIYNVTGAIMQPLGDTPIVGCLQAIGKSMIYVFAALAAVGLMFFLAITILLTAGNMTVMMR is encoded by the coding sequence ATGAAATCAATGCATCTTAAGCCGCAGTGGCGCCTTACGGTTGTGCTGATGCTCTGTTTTCTGTTTGGTATCCTGGGACAGGTTACTGCAACCTCGCCTTCCGGTGAGTGGATGGAACAGCAGGCCGATCAGCTTCCCAAGGATCAGGTGGAGAAATACTGGGATCAACTGATGCAACAATACGGTGGTTTCTTCCCGGAGGGGAAGACCCCTTCCTTCATGGATATGTTAATCCCCGGCAATGAAGGATTCAGCCTGAAATCGGTGTTTGTGGCGATAGGAACCTTCATGCTGCATGAAATTTTATATAATGGCAAACTTCTGGTCACGATTGTGATGTTAAGTGTACTCAGCATGATTCTGGAGACACTTCAGACCGCATTTGAGAAAAATAATATTAGCAAAATCGCCTATTCCATCTGTTATATGGTCATCATCATTATTGCAATCAACAGCTTCAGTGTGGCGATCGGATACGCCAAGGATGCCATAACCGGCATGATCAACTTCATGATGGCCATGGTTCCGTTGTTATTCACACTGCTTGCGTCCATGGGTAATGTCATCACCGTCTCGGTGACACATCCACTCATCATTTTCATGATTCATCTGGTGAGTACGTTGATTCACTTGCTGGTATTCCCATTACTCTTCTTCTCAGCTGTTCTGCATCTCGTCAGTTCATTGTCTGACAAGTACAAGCTGACACAGCTGGCAGACCTCCTGCGCAATATTAGTGTGGCACTGCTGGGTATCCTGCTGACGATGTTTTTGGGTGTAATCTCGGTTCAGGGAGCATCGGGATCGGTAGCGGATGGAGTCAGCCTGAAGGCCGCCAAATACATCGCAGGCAACTTTGTACCTGTCGTGGGCAGAACATTTGCGGATGCGACGGATACGGTAATTACAGCTTCTTTACTTGTCAAAAATGCAATTGGACTCACCGGAGTGATCATCATTTTGTTTCTATGTGCCTTTCCGGCACTCAAAATCCTGGCTCTTGCCTTGATATATAACGTGACTGGTGCCATTATGCAACCGCTAGGAGACACCCCGATTGTAGGATGCCTCCAGGCCATCGGTAAGAGCATGATCTACGTATTTGCGGCGCTCGCAGCCGTCGGGCTGATGTTTTTCCTGGCCATTACCATCTTGTTGACCGCGGGTAATATGACTGTCATGATGCGCTGA
- the spoIIIAD gene encoding stage III sporulation protein AD, with the protein MEIIQVVGLALIATVLILVIKEQKPMFAFLIAAATGIVIFMLLIGKIGAVIEVLKRLAENSGMESIYLKTVLKIIGIAYIAEFGAQIVRDAGQESIASKIELAGKVLILVLAIPIISIIIETVMKLMPV; encoded by the coding sequence GTGGAAATTATCCAAGTTGTAGGTTTGGCGCTCATCGCAACAGTGCTCATTCTGGTCATTAAGGAACAGAAACCGATGTTTGCCTTTCTGATTGCTGCCGCGACCGGCATTGTCATCTTCATGTTGTTGATTGGCAAAATCGGTGCAGTCATCGAAGTGTTGAAGCGGCTTGCCGAGAATTCAGGCATGGAAAGTATTTATCTGAAAACGGTGCTGAAAATTATTGGCATAGCGTACATCGCTGAATTTGGCGCACAGATTGTCAGGGATGCAGGTCAGGAGAGCATTGCGTCCAAGATCGAACTGGCTGGTAAGGTACTGATCCTTGTACTTGCTATACCGATCATCAGCATTATTATCGAAACCGTCATGAAGCTGATGCCGGTGTAG
- the spoIIIAC gene encoding stage III sporulation protein AC, producing the protein MNLEVNAIFQIAGIGIIIAMIHTVLKQMGKEDMAHWVTVIGFVVVLFMVVRMLDSLLQEIKSIFLFQ; encoded by the coding sequence ATGAATCTAGAAGTGAACGCAATCTTTCAAATTGCGGGTATCGGAATCATCATTGCCATGATTCACACGGTACTGAAACAAATGGGAAAGGAAGATATGGCTCACTGGGTGACCGTAATCGGATTTGTCGTTGTATTGTTCATGGTGGTCCGTATGCTGGACAGCCTGCTACAAGAGATCAAATCGATATTTCTTTTTCAATGA